Proteins found in one Gammaproteobacteria bacterium genomic segment:
- a CDS encoding PEP-CTERM sorting domain-containing protein (PEP-CTERM proteins occur, often in large numbers, in the proteomes of bacteria that also encode an exosortase, a predicted intramembrane cysteine proteinase. The presence of a PEP-CTERM domain at a protein's C-terminus predicts cleavage within the sorting domain, followed by covalent anchoring to some some component of the (usually Gram-negative) cell surface. Many PEP-CTERM proteins exhibit an unusual sequence composition that includes large numbers of potential glycosylation sites. Expression of one such protein has been shown restore the ability of a bacterium to form floc, a type of biofilm.), translating into MKKQMLAAGFVALMTLTSSAFAVVADSESTNNNNEVNMTHKVPAPAALICLAVGIAGLVVSRRRR; encoded by the coding sequence ATGAAGAAACAAATGTTAGCCGCTGGTTTTGTTGCGTTGATGACGCTGACAAGCTCTGCGTTTGCCGTCGTGGCAGATAGCGAGTCCACCAACAACAACAATGAAGTTAACATGACTCACAAAGTACCCGCGCCTGCTGCGCTGATTTGCTTGGCAGTAGGTATTGCCGGTCTGGTAGTGAGCCGTCGTCGCCGTTAA
- a CDS encoding DUF4382 domain-containing protein: MKKWLITLLCGLSLTACQLPQSAEDKLAQLESAKERYASLYVYLKELKASLKYAEFWITVHRLEGTDSDGQAHVLFDAPEGKAINLISHDGLDELLTLAKLPVGDYQSLTLTVGRNVHIVTPDQKEIDTHFPTEDSTYRLTLSGLLSVSVDQIAHFIVNIDPDQFIVDAQNALAPYQDEIKAAIEEIKDSELYQQITTELEGTVVEIKGSTVWIQTDHGVRVKVVIPGFASIYNEHRSETGLNLTALQNGQLVRIFGKLVRNGDEIILEALTLALELNEDDQPSNTSTTAEVKGEVVSVDLNNGTLVLDVKKASFVPGSDHISVIDLNNALFVRGTIDMLAADVEVRISGHWDGSQLDANVIKIDAAADSHKLEEEGHRESLNTLAAVVTLVNLQQGTIEITTPGSSVPMEIAIDLDDTWFQNGDSDCLQPGASIQLYGTPSAHAGSIDASSIVFDEQTCSTEDSADQADADHDEENSAPATEPPAQLPPAAA; the protein is encoded by the coding sequence ATGAAAAAATGGCTCATTACACTGCTGTGTGGCCTGTCTCTGACCGCCTGTCAGCTACCCCAAAGCGCGGAAGACAAATTGGCGCAACTCGAGTCCGCCAAGGAACGCTACGCGTCCTTGTACGTTTATCTGAAAGAATTAAAGGCGTCACTGAAATATGCGGAGTTCTGGATTACCGTCCATCGACTGGAAGGTACTGACAGCGACGGTCAAGCGCATGTGCTGTTCGATGCCCCCGAAGGCAAAGCTATCAATCTGATCAGCCACGACGGTCTTGATGAGCTGCTGACCCTGGCCAAACTGCCTGTCGGCGACTACCAAAGTCTGACACTGACCGTTGGCCGTAACGTTCACATCGTCACGCCGGATCAAAAAGAAATCGACACCCACTTCCCCACCGAGGACAGTACCTACCGCCTGACCTTGTCTGGCCTGCTGTCGGTTTCTGTGGATCAGATTGCTCATTTCATCGTCAACATTGATCCTGATCAGTTCATCGTCGATGCTCAAAACGCTCTCGCACCCTACCAGGATGAAATCAAGGCAGCGATCGAGGAAATCAAGGACAGCGAGCTGTACCAGCAGATTACCACCGAACTGGAAGGTACCGTGGTTGAAATCAAAGGCAGCACGGTCTGGATTCAAACCGACCACGGCGTGCGCGTCAAAGTGGTCATTCCCGGCTTTGCCAGCATTTACAACGAGCATCGCAGTGAAACCGGCCTGAACCTGACCGCGCTGCAAAATGGCCAGTTGGTGCGTATTTTCGGCAAGCTGGTACGCAACGGTGACGAAATCATCCTCGAAGCCCTGACCTTGGCGCTGGAGCTGAACGAAGATGATCAACCCAGCAACACGTCAACCACCGCAGAGGTGAAAGGCGAAGTTGTCAGTGTTGACCTGAACAACGGCACCTTGGTTCTCGATGTGAAGAAAGCGTCCTTCGTTCCTGGCAGCGACCACATCAGCGTCATCGATCTGAACAACGCCTTGTTCGTGCGCGGCACCATCGACATGCTGGCCGCTGATGTTGAAGTGCGCATCAGTGGCCACTGGGATGGCAGCCAGTTAGACGCCAATGTCATCAAAATCGATGCGGCGGCTGATAGCCACAAATTGGAAGAGGAGGGTCATCGTGAGTCACTGAACACCCTGGCCGCCGTCGTCACCCTGGTAAACCTGCAACAGGGCACTATCGAAATCACCACGCCGGGCAGCAGTGTACCGATGGAAATCGCCATTGATCTAGATGACACCTGGTTCCAGAACGGCGACAGTGACTGTCTGCAGCCGGGAGCAAGCATTCAGCTGTATGGCACCCCAAGTGCGCACGCTGGCAGCATTGACGCCAGCAGCATCGTGTTTGATGAGCAAACCTGCTCAACCGAAGACAGTGCCGATCAGGCTGATGCCGACCATGACGAGGAAAATTCGGCACCGGCAACCGAGCCTCCTGCACAACTACCACCTGCTGCTGCCTAA
- a CDS encoding exodeoxyribonuclease III: MRVTSANLNGIRSASKKGFIDWMLQLDADVVCLQETKAQEDQLNPAEHHPAGYHTFFFDAQQKGYSGVAIFSKREPDRVIRGLGAGFEDMDAEGRYIQADFGNLSIISLYLPSGSAKEERQQVKFSFMERFTSRLEAMRNDGRDYIICGDWNIVHKEIDIKNWKSNQKTSGCLPEERAWLDLLFDKQGWVDGFRVVNQEKDQYTWWSNRGQAWAKNVGWRIDYQVVSPSLAAKIIAASIYKEQRFSDHAPLTLDYQGTL, from the coding sequence ATGAGAGTGACCAGCGCCAACCTCAATGGTATTCGTTCTGCCAGCAAAAAAGGCTTTATTGACTGGATGTTACAGCTAGATGCTGATGTCGTTTGCCTGCAGGAAACCAAGGCCCAGGAAGACCAGCTCAACCCGGCAGAACACCACCCCGCGGGTTACCACACCTTCTTCTTCGATGCCCAGCAAAAGGGCTATAGCGGCGTGGCAATTTTCAGCAAGCGCGAACCAGACCGGGTTATTCGCGGCCTGGGGGCAGGTTTTGAGGATATGGACGCCGAAGGCCGCTATATCCAGGCCGACTTCGGCAATTTGAGTATCATTTCCCTGTATTTACCTTCCGGCTCCGCCAAAGAAGAACGCCAGCAGGTCAAATTCAGCTTCATGGAACGCTTCACCTCCCGTCTGGAGGCCATGCGCAACGACGGCCGCGACTACATCATTTGCGGCGACTGGAACATCGTCCACAAAGAAATCGACATCAAGAATTGGAAAAGCAACCAGAAAACCTCCGGCTGCTTGCCCGAAGAGCGCGCCTGGCTGGACCTGCTGTTCGACAAACAAGGCTGGGTGGATGGCTTTCGTGTGGTCAACCAGGAAAAAGACCAGTACACCTGGTGGTCCAATCGCGGTCAGGCCTGGGCCAAAAACGTGGGGTGGCGCATTGATTATCAGGTAGTTAGCCCCAGTCTGGCTGCCAAAATCATCGCCGCGTCCATCTACAAGGAACAGCGATTTTCCGATCACGCACCTTTGACCTTGGACTATCAGGGCACGCTCTAA
- a CDS encoding DUF4382 domain-containing protein encodes MNTTAKTALVAAVSLALAGCPNPFDQTEQSVDKAKKAIAGLNKLHTYLTNSPLAQLANYNYSEAWVTLHKVEVRNSTTNASSVLFKDDVGKSINITRRSGVAELLSLAPVPSGSYDTLIITLGNSAKIVLNDGSTLSPTFGSNPTSTYDITITLDQILNLAQDVSSGLALEFDLASFAPQGNQILDPLIRVVTNTTTFQRLYGELNGTITAIDLVGRVVAVKLSNGTVVKLQIPSFATLLDEATKAQLALAELKVGDVVQFFGNYNANQLRMEILSLLVNPQTVNQGTETQACVGANTRVRAEGYVVSYDGNTLVLDMEEASFLPNGDTLNVIGLAGATFLRGNANMLTVGQEVEVRGSWNCSNLNAEIAEIDDAPALGLSDNATELAEVKGNLTVVNGYQVTLNITSSEHFNLLSGPLAVDLTNAWFKQGNNTCLIVGANVEVKGVEIVGTPTGLQPSSVEIEGCASGTLPDDPAFDDDNGTDETDETPDSENAVEAGETN; translated from the coding sequence ATGAACACGACCGCCAAAACCGCCCTAGTCGCCGCCGTTTCGCTGGCCTTGGCAGGTTGCCCCAATCCGTTTGACCAGACTGAACAGAGCGTCGACAAAGCTAAAAAAGCCATCGCCGGCCTGAACAAACTGCACACTTACCTGACCAACAGCCCGCTGGCGCAGCTGGCCAACTACAACTACAGCGAGGCTTGGGTCACGCTGCACAAGGTCGAGGTTCGCAACAGCACGACCAACGCCAGCAGCGTCCTATTTAAAGATGACGTCGGCAAGAGCATCAACATTACCCGCCGCAGTGGCGTGGCTGAACTGCTCTCGCTGGCACCGGTTCCCAGCGGCAGCTATGACACCCTGATCATCACCTTGGGCAACAGCGCCAAAATCGTGCTGAACGACGGCTCCACCCTCAGCCCCACTTTCGGCAGCAATCCAACCTCAACCTACGACATCACCATCACTCTCGACCAGATCCTCAACCTGGCGCAAGACGTTTCCAGCGGCCTGGCACTGGAGTTTGACTTGGCCAGCTTCGCCCCTCAGGGCAACCAGATCCTCGATCCGCTGATCCGCGTCGTCACCAACACCACCACCTTCCAGCGGTTGTACGGCGAGCTAAACGGCACCATCACCGCCATCGACCTGGTTGGTCGGGTAGTCGCCGTCAAACTGAGCAACGGCACCGTGGTCAAACTGCAAATTCCGAGCTTCGCCACTCTGCTTGATGAGGCCACCAAGGCGCAGCTAGCACTTGCAGAGCTCAAGGTGGGCGACGTAGTGCAGTTCTTCGGCAACTACAACGCCAACCAGTTGCGGATGGAAATCCTCTCGCTGTTGGTTAATCCGCAGACAGTGAATCAAGGCACCGAAACCCAGGCCTGCGTCGGCGCCAACACCAGAGTGCGCGCCGAAGGCTACGTGGTCAGTTATGATGGCAACACCTTGGTGCTGGACATGGAGGAAGCCTCCTTCCTGCCCAATGGCGACACGCTTAATGTCATTGGCCTAGCCGGCGCAACCTTCCTGCGCGGCAACGCCAACATGCTGACTGTCGGCCAGGAAGTTGAAGTTCGCGGTAGCTGGAATTGCAGCAACCTGAACGCAGAAATCGCCGAAATTGACGATGCTCCTGCCTTGGGTCTAAGTGACAACGCTACGGAGTTGGCGGAAGTCAAAGGCAATCTGACTGTCGTCAACGGTTACCAAGTGACGCTTAACATCACCAGCAGCGAACATTTCAACTTGCTCAGCGGCCCCTTGGCAGTAGATCTCACCAATGCTTGGTTCAAGCAGGGCAACAATACCTGCCTGATCGTCGGCGCGAATGTTGAGGTCAAAGGTGTGGAAATCGTCGGCACACCCACGGGCCTGCAACCCAGCAGCGTGGAAATTGAGGGCTGCGCATCAGGAACCCTGCCTGACGATCCAGCATTCGACGACGATAACGGTACTGACGAGACCGACGAAACGCCTGATTCGGAAAATGCGGTCGAAGCCGGCGAAACGAACTAA